The following proteins are co-located in the Paludibaculum fermentans genome:
- the tssA gene encoding type VI secretion system protein TssA, which produces MPLREDILSPIAGDNPSGQDIRYTPLFEQIKEARREEEALSQGVWQRVLKTADWPLVIRLISEALAKKSKDLQLAVWLAEALVRRDGFTGLQEGVNLCNSLLAEFWDSLYPELEDGDPELRSVPLAWLASKLDTPLRQVPLTPHGISALQFAESLQVPSEEEAGGSSSKADARREAVNEGKTTPEAVDEALRATQSAFFGQNIAVLEAARESVDQLNLIADERFGEYSPGFSDLKECLDQLINSTRILSQRRAAPGEAAAAQPAQRAERQQQAWVEDDKPLWSSSPADDDTPLWQTSDSTPSEEPQQSGFQEETPLWQSSVETPSEPANIFEESPQPQHWSHDSGSSGGFQAREPADAVDCAARLNSIAQWLRKANPRSPAAYLLLRGFRWGELRALGAELDPEWLEAPPTDIRQQMRRFAQEEDWAQLLEAGEEAMAQPYGRAWLDLQRYSLMACDELGEEYGLVSHSIVGALSSLLQEYPDLLESTLTDDTPTANAATRQMLAAKGCLPNSKGPTRPAPALPDRNDDTMIEDAIRRGRVEVALELVSRRMALETSGRGRFQRKIQLARILVASGRHAVSLPLLRELSAEISQRGLSEWEMPAIVVEPLVLLYRCLEHEPEAADERKSVYTLICRLDPVKAFELS; this is translated from the coding sequence ATGCCGTTACGTGAGGACATCCTCAGCCCGATTGCCGGAGACAATCCGAGTGGTCAGGATATCCGCTACACCCCGTTGTTCGAACAGATCAAAGAGGCCAGGCGGGAAGAAGAAGCCCTGTCTCAGGGGGTTTGGCAGCGGGTTCTCAAAACGGCCGATTGGCCGCTGGTCATCCGGCTGATCTCAGAGGCCCTGGCCAAGAAGTCGAAGGATCTTCAGTTGGCGGTCTGGCTTGCGGAAGCCCTGGTGCGCCGTGATGGCTTCACCGGACTCCAGGAGGGCGTCAATCTGTGCAATTCCCTCCTGGCTGAATTCTGGGATTCGCTCTATCCGGAACTGGAAGACGGCGACCCCGAATTGCGCTCCGTGCCGCTCGCCTGGCTGGCCTCGAAACTCGACACGCCACTGCGCCAGGTTCCGCTCACGCCGCATGGGATCAGCGCCCTCCAGTTCGCCGAGTCACTGCAAGTTCCTTCAGAAGAGGAGGCGGGTGGAAGCTCGAGCAAGGCGGATGCCCGGCGCGAGGCGGTCAACGAGGGGAAGACGACGCCGGAGGCAGTTGACGAAGCTCTTCGCGCCACGCAGTCGGCCTTCTTCGGGCAAAACATTGCCGTGTTGGAAGCGGCGCGCGAATCGGTCGACCAGTTGAATCTCATCGCCGACGAGCGTTTCGGGGAATACTCGCCTGGCTTTAGCGATCTCAAGGAGTGCCTGGACCAGCTCATCAATTCGACCCGCATTCTGTCGCAACGCCGTGCGGCGCCCGGTGAAGCCGCGGCTGCTCAGCCGGCCCAACGGGCCGAGCGCCAGCAACAGGCGTGGGTCGAGGACGACAAGCCGCTGTGGTCGTCGTCGCCCGCGGACGACGATACGCCGCTCTGGCAGACCAGCGACTCCACCCCCTCCGAGGAGCCACAGCAATCCGGGTTTCAGGAAGAGACTCCGCTCTGGCAGTCTTCGGTGGAGACTCCGTCCGAACCCGCCAACATCTTCGAAGAGTCGCCACAGCCGCAGCATTGGAGCCACGACAGCGGCAGTTCCGGGGGCTTTCAGGCGCGTGAGCCGGCGGACGCCGTCGATTGCGCGGCTCGGCTGAATTCCATCGCTCAGTGGTTGCGCAAAGCCAATCCGCGCAGTCCCGCTGCCTATCTGCTCCTGCGCGGCTTCCGTTGGGGGGAATTGCGCGCCCTCGGAGCGGAGCTCGATCCGGAATGGCTGGAAGCGCCTCCCACCGACATCCGGCAACAGATGCGCCGCTTCGCGCAGGAAGAGGATTGGGCGCAGCTGCTGGAAGCTGGAGAAGAGGCAATGGCCCAACCCTACGGCCGTGCCTGGCTCGATCTGCAGCGTTACTCCCTGATGGCCTGCGATGAGTTGGGCGAGGAGTACGGCTTGGTCAGCCACTCCATCGTCGGGGCCCTCAGCTCGCTGCTCCAGGAATACCCTGACCTGCTGGAGTCGACGCTCACCGACGATACACCCACGGCGAACGCCGCCACGCGCCAGATGCTGGCGGCCAAGGGGTGCCTTCCCAATTCCAAGGGCCCCACCCGTCCAGCGCCGGCGTTGCCCGATCGCAACGATGACACGATGATCGAGGACGCCATCCGGCGAGGACGGGTGGAGGTGGCGCTCGAACTGGTGTCGCGCCGCATGGCTCTCGAAACCAGTGGGCGCGGCCGCTTCCAGCGGAAGATTCAACTGGCGAGAATTCTGGTGGCTTCCGGACGCCACGCGGTCTCCCTGCCGCTGCTGCGCGAACTGTCGGCGGAGATCAGCCAGCGCGGGTTGTCCGAGTGGGAGATGCCGGCGATCGTGGTGGAGCCGCTGGTTCTTTTGTATCGCTGCCTCGAGCATGAGCCGGAAGCGGCGGACGAGCGCAAGTCGGTCTACACCCTCATCTGCCGGCTGGATCCTGTCAAAGCGTTTGAGTTGTCCTGA